The proteins below come from a single Miscanthus floridulus cultivar M001 chromosome 1, ASM1932011v1, whole genome shotgun sequence genomic window:
- the LOC136451441 gene encoding uncharacterized protein — protein sequence MQRRRAHTWAGAGKTAQAAAAHAALFCFTLFLALRVDGRTTYSWWIIFVPLWLFHGIIARGRFSMPAPSLPHGRHWAPCHSIVAAPLLIAFELLLCIYLESIRVRNHPSVDLKIVFLPLLAFEAIILIDNFRMCRALMPGDEESMTDEAIWETLPHFWVAISMVFLIAATTFTLLKLSGDVGALGWWDLFINYGIAECFAFLVCTRWFNPMIHKSPTHGEASSSSAAIRYRDWESGLVLPSLEDHEQERLCGLPDIGGHVMKIPLVAFQVLLCMRLEGTPASARHIPIFALFSPLFILQGAGVLFSLARLVEKVVLLLRNGPVSPNYLTASSNVRDCFAFLHHGSRLLGWWSIDEGSKEEQARLFYTESTGYNTFCGYPPEVVRKMPKKDLAEEVWRLQAALGEQSEITNCTKQEYERLQNEKVLCRICYEGEICMVLLPCRHRTLCKSCAEKCKKCPICRVPIEERMPVYDV from the exons ATGCAGCGGCGGCGGGCCCACACGTGGGCGGGGGCGGGGAAGAcggcgcaggcggcggcggcgcacgccGCGCTCTTCTGCTTCACTCTCTTCCTCGCGCTCAGGGTCGACGGCCGCACCACGTACTCCTGGTG GATAATATTCGTTCCACTATGGCTCTTTCATGGAATCATTGCGCGTGGAAGGTTTTCAATGCCTGCCCCTTCGTTGCCTCATGGCCGTCAT TGGGCACCCTGTCATTCGATTGTTGCCGCGCCTTTACTAATTGCGTTTGAGCTGCTTCTTTGCATATATCTTGAAAGCATAAGAG TTAGAAATCATCCATCTGTTGATCTGAAGATTGTGTTCCTTCCTCTGTTGGCCTTTGAAGCAATTATCCTTATTGACAATTTTAG AATGTGTAGAGCTTTAATGCCTGGAGATGAAGAAAGCATGACTGATGAAGCTATTTGGGAGACACTTCCT CATTTTTGGGTTGCAATTTCAATGGTGTTTCTTATAGCTGCTACAACATTCACCCTTCTCAAGCTGTCTG GTGATGTTGGTGCTTTGGGATGGTGGGATTTGTTTATAAATTATGG GATTGCGGAATGCTTTGCATTTCTTGTCTGTACAAGATGGTTTAATCCCATGATTCATAAGTCTCCCACTCATGGGGAGGCTAGCTCATCATCGGCGGCAATTAGATACCGTGATTGGGAAAGTGGTCTTGTCCTCCCATCACTAGAAGATCACGAACAAGAGAGGCTTTGTGGTCTCCCTGATATTGGGGGTCATGTAATGAAAATACCTCTTGTGGCTTTCCAAGTATTGCTTTGTATGCGGTTGGAG GGCACACCAGCAAGCGCTCGCCACATCCCAATATTTGCTCTTTTCTCGCCACTATTTATTCTGCAAGGTGCTGGTGTCCTTTTCTCTCTAGCAAGATTAGTGGAGAAGGTAGTTCTGCTATTGCGTAATGGACCAGTTAGTCCTAATTACCTTACAGCCTCATCAAATGTTCGTGATTGCTTTGCTTTTCTTCATCATGGTTCAAG GCTTCTTGGTTGGTGGTCTATTGATGAAGGGAGCAAGGAAGAACAGGCCCGGTTGTTTTATACTGAATCTACTGG GTACAATACATTTTGTGGCTATCCACCAGAGGTGGTTAGGAAAATGCCTAAAAAGGACCTTGCAGAAGAG GTTTGGAGGCTACAGGCAGCGTTGGGTGAACAATCTGAAATTACGAATTGTACCAAACAGGAATACGAAAGGCTTCAAAAT GAGAAGGTTCTTTGTAGGATTTGCTACGAGGGAGAGATATGCATGGTGCTGCTTCCCTGCCGGCACAGAACTTTATGCAA GTCTTGTGCGGAGAAATGCAAGAAGTGTCCGATCTGCCGTGTGCCAATTGAAGAGCGCATGCCTGTATATGATGTTTAA